One Notolabrus celidotus isolate fNotCel1 chromosome 16, fNotCel1.pri, whole genome shotgun sequence DNA window includes the following coding sequences:
- the LOC117828305 gene encoding uncharacterized protein LOC117828305, giving the protein MAEKKGQDMGSKQLLKKVSCRECQGEVPVHFPATRRCSGLRGETSMSGGPQLMTLQLTKTGTVGDFFSANRKKADARKTGGGRAPPPLTEAEALALSQNFGRTATEGILGGSSSSEPTPQDTSAFITYLVTDEECEETLCAAFTEGEPERPVEGMAGQQQEGPSTSTAQIDTLPVKDIYKIFLLKKFEKTDKEIQFLDRQMRRADLEIELLEHKLEVGAWSQVKVAERGLRLRETRGSLRKTWSRPD; this is encoded by the exons ATGGCTGAGAAGAAGGGACAAGATATGGGGAGCAAGCAGCTCCTGAAGAAGGTTAGCTGCAGGGAGTGTCAGGGAGAGGTCCCTGTTCACTTCCCCGCCACCAGGAGATGTTCTGGGTTAAGGGGCGAAACATCAATGAGCGGTGGTCCCCAGCTGATGACCCTGCAGCTAACCAAAACAGGCACCGTTGGAG ACTTCTTCTCAGCcaacagaaagaaagcagatgcCCGTAAAACGGGTGGCGGCCGAGCACCGCCCCCTCTAACGGAGGCAGAGGCGCTGGCCCTGAGCCAGAATTTTGGAAGGACAGCGACTGAGGGAATCCTTGGAGGGAGCTCATCCTCTGAGCCCACCCCCCAAGACACAAGTGCCTTTATAACAT ACCTTGTAACT GATGAAGAGTGCGAGGAGACTTTGTGTGCTGCCTTCACAGAGGGGGAACCAGAAAGGCCTGTAGag GGCATGGctgggcagcagcaggagggtccCTCAACTTCAACTGCACAGATTGACACC TTACCAGTGAAAGACATCTATAAAATATTTCTTctgaaaaaatttgaaaaaaccgACAAAGAAATTCAGTTCTTGGACCGCCAGATGAGAAGGGCAGATCTCGAAATTGAATTACTAGAGCACAAGTTAGAGGTGGGTGCATGGTCACAGGTGAAAGTGGCTGAAAGGGGGCTTAGACTGAGAGAAACTCGAGGTTCATTGAGAAAAACCTGGTCCCGACCAGATTAG